CGATTTCGACAACCCATTCGGGGCGAGCGAGCGCAGGAACCACAAGACCGGTCGAGCAGGGGAAAACGCCTTTCAGCCATTTGCCCATTTCGCGGTAAACGGCTTCGCGGTAGCGGATATCGGTCAGGTAGACGACGATGCGGCAGACATGGCTGAGTTCGCTGCCGCATTCCTCCAGCAGCAGCTTGATGTTCTGCATCGCCTTTTCGGTCTGCTTGCCGGCATCGCCGACATGCAGGCTCTCGCGCGTGTCGAGATCCTGCGAGACCTGGCCGCGCAGAAAAACCATCGTGCCTTTCGCAACGACCGCCTGAGACAGATCGTTGTCGAGCTTTTGCTCCGGATAGGTCTCGCGCGTGTTGAACGGACGGATGCGTTTATGCGTGGTCATCGTGCTTCCTGATATTGAAGAAGAGCGTCCCAACCGGGCCGGGAGAGAAGGGCGGTAAGCCGGTCGAACATCCGGCTGGCATCGGCGAGTTCGTCCGTGCCGATCCATTCGTCGGCGATGTGCGCGCGGGCGATGTCGCCGGGACCGCAGACGAGCGAGGGAATGCCGGCAGCAGCGTAGAGCCCGGCTTCCGTGCCGAAGGAAATGGTGGAGGGCGTCTCTTTGCTGCCGCTCAGCGTCTGCACGATGGAGGTCGCGGGGCTCTGCGCCGGAATATCGAGCCCCGGATAGTCGATCATGTTTTCCATCTGCGCATAGGCTTCGGGCGCGACGGCCTGCAGTGGTGCGAGGGCGGTCTCGACGATGAGGTCGACCCGCCGCAGCAGCGCCTTGATGTCCGTCTTCGGCGTGAAGCGGATCTCGAATTCGAGCACGGCTTTTTCCGGCACAAGATTGAGCGCCGTGCCGCCATGCAGCGAGCCGACATGCACGGTCGCGTAGCGCGGGTCGAAGCCGGGCGCCTCTTCACGCAGTGCGGATTCCTGGCCGAGGGCGCGCAGGCCGGTCGCGATCTGCGCCGCGGCATAGACGGCATTGGCGCCACGGTCCGGATAGGCGGAGTGGCCGCCGCGGCCGGAGATCGTGATGCGGCGCGCGACCTTGCCTTTATGGCCGCGCACGACGCGCATCTTGGTCGGCTCGCCGATAATGCAGAGTACAGGCTTTGCGGGAAGAGCTGCGACAGCGGCCACGAGATCGGGCGCGCCTTTGCAGCCGAGCTCTTCGTCATAGGAGAAGGCGATGTGGATCGGCGCCGTCAGCTTTGCGGCGCAAAAGCTCGGCAGATGCGCAAGAACAAGCGCGACGAAGCCCTTCATATCGGTCGCACCGCGTCCGAAAACGCGTCCGTCGCGGCGGCTTGCGGTAAAGGGCGGCGTCGACCAGTTCTGGTCGTCGGCGGGTACAACGTCTGTGTGCGCGGAGAGGACGACGCCGGGCCGGCCGACAGGCCCGATGCTGGCGAGGATCGAGGCTTTCGTGCCCGACGGATCGTGGATGATCTTCGAGGTCACGCCGTATTGGGCGAGATAGGCGGCGATATAGGACACCGCATCGAGGTTCGGCCCGCCGCAGACTGTTTTGAACTCAATCAGTCTCGACAGAATATCGACCGCCCGCGCGACATTGGCGCCGGTGGCGTCGCCGCCGGTTCCAAGGATCGAGGGGGCGGGCAGTCCTTCCATCTATGCGGCTCGCAGTCGCTGGTAGGCGCGCTGGGCGTGAACGAGCGGCGGGCTGTCGGTCTGTGCAAGGCCGACGACGATGCCGGCAATGATGCGGTGCGATCCGAAATCGAACACCTGGGCGACCGTGCAATCGAAGGCGCAGACGGCGCCGATAAGGGCGGGCGCGCCGGTGACTAGGTTCTGCCATTCGCCGGAGGCGAAGCGGTCATCGCGCAGTTCGGCGATGCGGCCGGCAAAGGTGTCGGCGACGCGCTCTTGGCCGCACGCCAGAACATTGGCGACGAAGACGCCGTTCTCGAACAGTGTCGGCAGCGCCCGGCTTTCCTTGTGCACACACAGGATTACTGAAGGCGGCTCGAGCGAGAGAGAGCACAGCGTCGAAACCGTGACCCCGGCGCGGCCAGCCTTGCCATCCGTCGTAATGACGGTGACACCGGTTGCCGTCGTTGCCATCGCATCGCGAAACTCAGTTGCATCGACCGTGTTCATTTTGACGATCCAATCCGGTCGGACAGATCGGCGGCCTTGCGGACGAAGTCGAGCGGTCCGGAGAAATCGAAGCTGCCGTAAACGGCGGCGAGATGGTTGAAGTGCGGGGCCTGCGCGAACTGCACGAAGGTCAGGCGATGTCCGGCATAGTCGGAGTTCAGAAGATCGCGGGCGAAGGCCAGAAGCTTGCGGCGGTCTTCGGATTCCCACTTTTCATTCAGCGTGTAAAACTTCTTCAGCCAGTCGCCGGAGCCTTCGGCCTTGAAGCTTGCGGCATTCGGGGTGATGCAGATCTGGCCGCCGCAGAGTTCACGCGCGATGTGCATCATTGCCGGAAGCTGGGAGCAGGCGAAGACGCGGCCGGCATAGAGCATCGACTGCTGCGGCATCAGAAGCCCGCCCGGGCTCTTTTCGGCCATGGCGATCGAGGCCGTGAGATGCGCGTTGATGCCTTCGCGGTAGCAGACGAGGTCGGCGAGCTTTTCCTTCACCGACTGAAGCTTTTCGAGGCCGGTCTGCTTGGCGTTCCACATGGCGGCGCCAATCATCATGTCGGCGACGTAGAGAAGACGCAGCACATAAGGAAACGCCGAATAGCGGTGCAGGGTCGAACGGATGAACTGCGCCGCCTTGGTATGACGGTAGAAGAAAATATCTTCCCAGGGGATCAGTACATCGTCGAACACAACCAGCGCTTCGACTTCGTCGAATTTGTTGGCCAGCGGATAATCGGCCGGGCTGTTCTTGCCGGCAAAACCCGAGCGGCAGATATGTTTGACGCCCGGCGCGCCCATCTTCACGATGCAACCCACGGCGTAGTCGGACAGTTCTTCATTGGTCCAGGCACCGACGGTCGGCTTCAGGAAGGCCTGGTCGGCATAGGCTGCGGCGGTCTCATATTTGGCGCCGCGGATGATGATGCCGGCATCCGTTTCCTTGGTGACATGCACCAGCATGTCCGGGTCCTGATCCTTCGGTGCGCGCGAGCGGTCGCCCTTCGGATCGGTATTCGCGGAGACGTGGAAAATGTCCTCGGCCAGAACGCGCGCCACATGACGGTCGACATTGTTGGCAAATTCCGGATTGAACTCGGCGAGGACATCGCGGCCATCCATCAGCGACCAGACTTCGCCGATCGTCTCGTCGCCGACGCGGGTGACGACGCCGCCGATATCTTTCATCACGGCGTCGACGATATCGACCTTGTCGTTCCAATCCTGCTTTTCGCGCGGCGGCTTGTAGAACTTCGTGAGGGTTTCGCCGTTTTCCTGATAGGTCAGACGATCCTTATACTTGGCATCGTGCTGCATATCGTACATACGAGAACGGATATCGACGATGGGCTTGAACGCCGGGTGCTTGGTGACGTCGGAAACGCGTTCGCCGTCGATCCAGATTTCACGGCCGTCACGCAGCCCCGCCCGATACTCGTCACCTGTCCGGATCATCTTGGTCCCTCACCACTATTCTGAGGGAAGCTTGCGTTGGCCGGGTGGATTGATAAAATATTTTAAATATTGGATCGGGATAGAAAAAGCTGATGAATGTCTCCCTGCGGGCCCTGCGTTACGTCGTGGCCACCGCCGACAGCGGCAATCTCACAGAGGCCGCGCGGAAGCTAAATGTCTCTCAGCCCTCAATTTCTTCGGCCATTGCCCAGGTCGAGGACGAGCTCGGGGTGCAGATTTTCATCCGCCACCATGCGCGGGGTGTGACCCTCACTTCCGCCGGCGCCCGCATCATCGGCGAGGCGAGGGGGCTTTTGAACCACGCCCGCGATTTCACCCAATCGGCCAAAGACCTCGGCTCGGAGCTGCGCGGCGAGATCTCGGTCGGCTGCCTCTGGACCATCGCCTCGCATCTGATGCCGAGCATTCTGTCGGGTTTTGCCGAAAGCCATGGCGGCGTCGTCGTCAGCCTGGAGGAGGGAGATCAGCAGAACATTCTGGATTCGCTCGCGGCGGGCCGCACCGAGCTTGCGCTGTCCTACCGCTTCGCCATTCCCGACGAGGTCGCCGGCGAAAAGCTGACGGCGTTTCCGCCTTATGCGGTTCTGCCGGCCGGTCACCGGCTCGCCGGGCGGAAGGACGTCGAGCTGGCTGAACTGGCGGAGGATGAGTTCATCCTGCTCGATATGCCCTATTCGCGCGATTACTTCCTCAATCTCTTCCGTGCGCAGGGGCTCGAGCCGAAGGTCGCGTTCCGCGCCCGCACGCAGGAACTGGCGCGCGGTCTTGTCGGCCATGGCCGCGGCTACACCATCACCAATCTCGTGGCCAAAAGCATGGACACCTATGACGGCGGGCGCGTCGCGGCGATCCCGATCTCCGGCGATCCCGAGCCTGTCGAACTGATGATCCTGGCTCTGAAGCGTCAGTCGCAGCGTCCGGCGGTTGATGCCTTCGTCGCGCATCTGCGCGAAATGTTCGCGCCGGACATCCCGGTCAGGAAGAAAGCGGCTTCGCGCCGATAAGATCGGCAATCGCCATCAGAGCAAGCTCATAGCCCGAGGCGCCGAGCCCGGCGATGACACCGGTTGCGGCCTTCGAGACGTAGGAGTGATGGCGGAAGGGCTCGCGCTTCCAGATATTGCTCATATGCGCTTCGATGATCGGGCCGTTGAAGGCGAGCAGTGCATCGAGGATCGCGACCGAGGTATAGGTCAGGCCCGCGGCATTGATGACGATGCCGGCGGCCGAGCCCCGCGCTTCCTGAATCCAGGTGACGATCTCGCCTTCGGTGTTCGACTGACGGAAATCGAGGTCGAGTCCGAGGGACGCCGCGCGCTTTTCGCAGCGCGCCTTGATCGCCGGAAAGCTCTCAGTGCCATAAGTGCCCGACGGGTCGAGCCCGTAGAGATTGGCGTTAGGCCCGTTGAGGAGGAACACTTTCGGCGTCGGCATCTAAACATCCTGTGGCTTCGATATGCATAGGCTAATTGCTGAGAAGCGAAACACTAAATCGTGTTTTTCTATGCGAGGCATCGGACAATAATGGTCAGTCCGCCGGTTTCATCGGCGGGAGGCGGCTTTTATGCTCGCGCCGAGTTCGATTGGAGTTTTTATGTCCGCGAGTGCCCCACAGTTCCGCCCCGATGGTTACGGCTCCAAAGCGCGGATCGGGCTGATCTTCATAGCTTCCAGCGTTGCTATGGACGCCGAGATGGGCGCGATGGCCGCCGAGGGCGTTGCCGTCCATACGACGCGCATCCATCTGCCGAAGGTCACGGTGCAGGGCATCGAGGAGATGATGAACCATCCGATGCTGGAACAGGCGGCGCGCCTGATCGGCTCGGCGCCGATCGATGTCATGTGCTTCGGCGGCACCAGCGCCTCCTTCCTTCACGGCACGGCCTATGATGTTGCGCTGACGAAAAAGCTGCAGGCCTGGGTTCCCGGCCCGAAAGTCACGACAGCTTCGACCGCAACGCTTGCGGCGCTCAAAGAAGTCAAAGCCGGGAAGGTCGCGCTCGCAACGCCCTATGTCGGCGAGATTCACGACCGCGCCATCCGTTTCCTGGAAGAAAACGGACATCAGGTTATGAAGAGCGCAAAGCTCGACATCACTTCCGATCATGCGCTCGCCGAAGTGCCGCTCGATAAGGTTTATGAGCATGTGCTGTCCGTCGATCATCCGGACGCCAGCGCCATTTTCATCAGCTGCACCAATTTCCGCACCGTCGGCGTCATCGAGGCACTGGAGCAGAAGCTCGGCAAACCGGTGATCTCCGCCGTTCAGGCCTCGTTCTGGCATTGCCTGGAGCTTTGCGACGTCAACGGTGCCAAGCCCGGCTACGGCCAGCTCTTCTCAAAGCGCCTCGCCCCCTGAAAACCCATGCTTCTGGAAACTTCAACTTTTGTCGCCTATCTATATCCCCTCCCGGAGGATAGGACTGACCGCATGACCGAACATTCCCACGATCCGCATATGCACCACGAACAGGTCGCCAAGCGCCTGCGCCGCGCCGAAGGGCATCTAAAAACCGTCGTCAAAATGATCGAGGAGGGCCGGCCCTGCCTCGACATCGCGCAACAGCTGCACGCCGTCGAGAAGGCGATCGGGCAGGCCAAGAAAACCCTGATCCAGGACCATCTCGATCACTGTCTCGAAGAAGCCATCGGCACGCTATCGCGCAAAGAGCGCGCGCCGATCGACGAGTTCAAGGAAATCACGAAGTACCTCTAGGAGCTTTCGCCCATGCCGTCCTTTGCCTCGCTCATCGCCCAGAGCTCCGCTCATGCCTGGCTGTTCATTCCGAGCGCAATTCTTCTCGGCGCGCTGCATGGGCTTGAGCCGGGCCATTCGAAGACGCTGATGGCGGCCTTCATCGTCGCGATCCGCGGCACGGTTAAGCAGGCCATCCTTCTCGGCCTCGCGGCCACCATCTCCCACACCGCCGTCGTCTGGGCCATCGCGCTGATCGGTATGTACCTCTATCAGGGTGTCGATGCGGAAACGGTCGAGCCTTATATGCAGGCCGTGTCGGGCGCCGTCATTATCGCGCTTGCGGTCTGGATGCTGTGGCGCACCTGGAAGGATCAGCAGATGGCCAAGCTCGCGGCGGGCCATGTGCACGATCATGGCCACGGCCATTCGCATGACCACGATCACGGCCATTCCCACGATCATTCTGAAGTCACGCAAAACGCCGGCGATGTGCGGAAGATCGACACCGGTCACGGCCTGCACAAGCTCGAACTCAACAAGTCGCACGGCCACGCGCATTGGCGCTTCTCGCCTCAGGTCGGCAAGCCCTGGGGCGCGAAGGAAGTGAAGCTCACCATCGAGCGTCCGGGCGGGCGCGAGCAGGCCTTCACCTTCCGCGAACGTGAAGGCTTTATCGAGAGCGTCGAGGAAGTGCCCGCGCCGCACGATTTTATGGTCCGCCTCGCGCTCGGCCACGGCAATCACTCGCATGATTTCGATGTGTCGTTCCTTGCCAGTGTCGAAGGTCACGATCACATGCATGAGGAGATGCGCGGCCTCGATCTCGGCACCGACGGCTATCAGGACGCGCATGAGCTTGCGCACGCCAACGATATCCGCCGTCGCTTTGCCGGGCAGACAAATGTCAGCAATTGGCAGATCACGGCCTTCGGCCTGACGGGCGGCCTCATTCCGTGCCCGGCGGCGATCACCGTGCTGCTGCTCTGTCTGCAGCTGAAGGAAATCCCGCTTGGCGCGGTTCTCGTGCTGAGCTTCTCGATCGGTCTTGCGGTGACGCTTGTCTCGGTCGGGGCGCTGGCCGCCATCGGCATGCGCCATGCCTCACGCCGTTTCTCAGGCTTTTCGACCTTTGCGCGCCGCGCGCCTTATTTCTCCGGTGCGCTGCTGATCCTGGTCGGCCTTTATGTCGGCATCCACGGCCTGTCGGGCATTGCCTGATCCAGACGGCCCCGGGCGAGACGTCCGGGGCCGATTTGTTCAGGAAAATAGTCTCTCCGGGTGTTCTTTCGGTGCGGCGTCAAATCCCGCCTTTAAAAATCCCCCCCGATCCTCTAAGCCCTCACCAGTCGGGGCGTAGCGCAGCCCGGTTAGCGCACCTGTCTGGGGGACAGGGGGTCGTGGGTTCGAATCCCGCCGCCCCGACCATTTCTTTTTGACCTTCAAACCCTTCCCCACCTGAAGGAGCCCCATGGCAGCCGCCGTCGAGCCTTCCCGCTTTTCGCTTCGCGACCGCCTGACCACCTTTCTCGATGCCCCGCCGTTCCAGGCGGCGATCATCGGCCTCATCCTCTTCAACGCCCTGATCTTCGGCCTTGAGGCCATTCCGGCCGTTGTCGAGAAGATCGGTCCGCTGCTGATCGCGCTCGATCACCTCATCCTCTGGATTTTCGTCGCCGAGATCGTGATCCGCCTTGCGGTGTTCGGTCCCGCGCGCTTCTTCCGCGATCCGTGGTCGGTCTTCGATTTCATCGTCATCGGCATGGCGCTTCTGCCGGCGACCGGCGCTCTGTCCTCGCTCCGGGCGCTGCGGGTGCTGCGGGTGCTGCGTCTTATCTCGATCATGCCTTCACTCAGGGCCGTGGTGGATGCGCTGCTCCGTGCCATGCCGGCTATGGGCTCGGTCGCGGCGCTTCTGCTGCTTGTTCTGTATGTAGGCGCGGTCATCGCAACGCGGCTTTACGGGACGTCCGATCCCGAGCGCTTCGGCGATCTCGGCAATTCGCTCCTGACCATGTTCCAGATCCTCACGCTTGAGGGCTGGCCGGACATCATGCGCGCGACCTTGGAGACGCATCCGTTCTCCTGGCTGTTCTTCGTGCCCTTCGTGCTGATCGCGACCTTTGCCATCCTCAACCTGGTCGTCGCCGTCATCGTCGATTCCATGCAGAGCGGCGTGCAGGCGGCGGTCGCCGAAGAGGATCAGAAGCGCGATACCGAACTCATGGATTTCGAGCACGACATCGAAGCCTCTCTGGCGCGGATCGAAAAGGAACTCGCGGCACTCCGGGCCTCGGTGAAACCGAAAGCCCGGGCGGCGGCCGCCCGGGGCTCCAGGGCGGCCAAGACCGGGAAAAAGCGCAAGCGCTGAGGCCGGGCTTGGCTGAAACCCCGGCAAACCGCTAAACCGGGCAGGGGACTTCGGGGAGGATTCGGCTTTGTGGCGCAATGCGGCTTCGGTCGGCGGGCTGACGCTCGTCTCGCGCCTGTTCGGCTTTGTCCGCGACGTCGCCATGGCGGCGCTGCTTGGCGCCGGCCCCCTGGCCGACGCTTTCATGGTGGCCTTCCGCCTGCCCAATCATTTCCGGGCGATCTTTGCCGAAGGGGCGTTCAACGCGGCTTTCGTGCCGCGCTATGCCGCCGTCCTGACGACCGAAGGCGAGGCGGGAGCGCGGCGCTTTTCCGGCGCGGTCCTGTCGCTGATCCTCATCGTGCAGGCGGTGCTGCTTGTCGGCGCGCTCGTCTTTATGCCCGCCGTTGTGACGCTGCTCGCGCCGGGCTTTACCGATACGCCGGATCAGTTCGCAACAACGGTCGATCTGACGCGCATCACCTTCGGCTATCTCGCGCTGATTTCCGTCGCGACTTTCGTTTCCGGAATGCTCAACGCGCATGAGCGTTTTGCGGCGGCCGCCGCCGCCCCCATCCTTCTAAATGTCTGCATGATCGCGGCGCTGGGTCTTGCGCGGCATTTTCCGACGGTCGCGCATGCGCTTGCTTGGGGCGTTTTGATCTCGGGCTTCGTGCAGCTCGCTTATGTCGTCTGGGATCTCTGGCGCTCGGGCCGCCGTCTTGTTCTGGCAAAGCCCGTTCTGTCGCCGGACATCAAGAAATTTCTGCGCGCGTTCGGCCCGGCGGTTCTGGGTTCCGCCGGCGTGCAGCTGGCGATGTTCGCCGACACCATCATCGCAAGCTTTCTGCCGACAGGCTCGGTCTCCTACCTCTACTACGCCGACCGTCTTTACCAGCTGCCGCTCGCCGTGATCGGCATTGCGATCGGCGTCGTGCTGCTGCCGGACCTGTCAAAGAAAGTTGCGGCGGGAGACGAGAAGGGCGTGCGCGATGGCCTCAACCGCGCGCTCGAAGGCATTTTCATTCTCACTTTGCCCTGCGTCGCGATCTTCCTTCTGATGGCGGAGCCTGTGATCGCGGTTCTGTTCGGCCGCGGAGCCTTCGATCAGGCGGCGGTGACAGGCTCGGCGCGCGTGCTCGAAGCTTATGCGGTGGGATTGACCGCCATCGTCGCGCTGCGCGCGCTGACGCCGGCCTTTCATGCGCGCGGCGATACGACGACGCCGGTTTTGGCGCTCGGCGCGGCAACGCTCGTCAATATCGCGCTGAAGATCGCGCTCATGGGATCGTTCGGTGCGGCGGGGCTTGCCTTCGGCACCGCGGCCGGCGCCTGGGTCAACGCGCTGATCCTGGCCGTGTTGCTCGCGCGTGCCGGGCGTCTGACCTTCGATCAGCGTCTCATCCGGCTTGTGCTGCTGGCGATTGCCGCGAGCTTTGCGCTGGCCGCTGTCGTGACAGGGCTTGAGCCGTTCGCTGAGCGGTTTACGGATCTCATCCCGGCGTTTCCCGATCTCGTTCCCGTCGCTCTCAAGCTCGGCCTCGGCGGGGCCGCTTACCTCCTCGTGATGGCCCTCGGCTGGAAGGCAATTTCACGAAAAAGCGGCTCTATCCGTTAATATTACCGCGTAATTCACCTTGCCGATCAGCGGTTTACTGGTACTCCTGACAGCGCGGAGGACCAGTCAAAATGCCAAGTTCGTCAGCAGCCCGTTCCATGCCTTTCGAGTCGGCCTCAGGCCGTTCGCTCAAGAACGTGCTGATCCAGGACGCCGGCTATACCCCCTATGAAGACTGGGCCTGGCAGGGCTACCGCCTCGCTATTCTTGCCTTCGCCAAGGAATACGGCCTGAAGCATCTCATGGAGATCGGCGGCGGGCGCCGTCCGCTCTTCACGCCGGAAGAATGCGCAGCTCACGGCTTCGAGACGACCATTAACGATATCTCGCCGGTCGAACTCGAGAACATGAAGGTGATCTTCCCCACCGCCTGTTTCGACATTTCGGGCGACATCTCTTCGCCGGAGATCAAGAAGGGTCATTACGACCTCATCTATTCGCGCATGGTCTTCGAGCATGTGAAGGATGTGGAGCAGGCCTGGAAGAACATCTATCAGCTGCTTTCGCCGGGCGGCGTCGCCATCGCCTTTTATCCGACGCTCTATGCGCTGCCTTTCCTCGTCAACAAGCTGATCCCCGAAAGCGTGTCGACGAAGATCGTCGATATGCTCTACGGTTTCCGCAAGGGCGAGAACATGCTGAAATTTCCGGCCTATTACGATCATTGCTATGGCGATGCGAAGAAGGTCGAGCCGATGCTCAAACAGATCGGCTTCAGCGATACGGCGGTGATGCCGTTCTATGGCCACGACTACTTCAAGAAGCTTCCGGTGCTGCGCGAGATCGACAATGCGATCCACGACATCGCCCGCAGGAAGAATCTCGCAAGCCTGTCGTCCTACGCTTACGCCGTGGTTCGTAAGTAAGGGCGCAAGTGACGGCGGTTCTCCGCCTCATAGGCGAACACGGCGGCGATGAAGCCCCAGGTGCAGCCCAAAATCAGGAAGTAGTGACGCCAGTGATCGGTGTCGATCACAAAGCTCATCAGGCTGAGACCGATATAGGTCGCAAGCAGCGCGCCGAGCGGCCGCTGAAACGGTGAAGGGCGCATCAGCGCGCGTACGCCGAACAGCCAGGTCAGCAGCACCAGCATCGCATAGCTGCCCCAGCCCAGCCATCCATACGAGAAGAACGCGTTCAGATATGTGTTGTGCGTATCGACGTGGAATATCTCGCCGAATTTGAACGGGCCGAGACCCATCGGATTGTCGAGGATCATCGGCAGGCTCTGCAGCTGGTTGGTGAAGCGGCCGCCCGGGCCGGTGTCGTAGCTCTGCAGGCTGAGGCGCGCCATGAAGGTCTTGCTGATGGCGGGGATGGCAAGAATCGCCACAAGTCCCGCGCCCAAGGCCGCAGCGCCAAGGATCGACACGACGATCACGCGCATTCTGAGACGCGCCGACGGTGACAGCACCAGAAGAAAGATGACGGCAAGGCCCGCCGACAGCATGAAATGCGCCCAGGCGGCGCGCGAGAAGGCGAGAAGCAGCGCGATCAGGATGATGCCGAAGGGAGGCGCAAGCAGGATCATGTTGCGGCTTTTGCCGGTCAGCATGTCCTGCAACATCAGGATCAGCGGCAGGATGAGAAAGGGCGCAAAGACGTTCGGATCTTTGAACAGGCCCTTGGCGCGTCCGTAGAGTGTTAGCGTCTCGCCCATCACGCCGAAATAGCCGGCAATGCCGAGCAGCGCCGCCAGCACCGCCGTCAGAATATAGCCGGTCTTGATCGCCGCAAACCGCTCCAGCGGATAGCGCGACAGAACGAGCGCATAGAAGATCGCGTTCGCGCCCATAAACAGCGAGACCACGACATACATCTTGGTCTTGGGCTCGTCGAAAACCTGAAACAGCGCGATGACGCCGCCAATCTGAAAGAGGATCATCAGGACGGTGAGCGGCAATATGGTCGGTCGCACTAAAATTCCCGCCAGCATCGCAAACAGCAAAGCGGGAATAAACATCACCTCATAGGGCGACGGCTCGAAGAGAACGAAGCTGCCCGAAAATGCAAAGAGGCCGAGGACGAAGCGCGCAAGCGTTTCTGCGACACTGATTCTGCGGAGAGGATAGGCCGCCTCTGCGGCGGGCGCGCTCAATAGGCGTTTTCCGAACTCGTCAGCAGCGAGACGGGCGTCTTGATGAGGATCAGCGCGTCCAGCATCACCGACCAGTTCTCGATGTAATAGAGATCGTGGGCGACGCGGTTCTGGATCTTATCGGCCGTGTCGGTCTCGCCGCGCCAGCCATTGACCTGCGCCCAGCCGGTGATGCCGGGTTTGACGCGGTGGCGTGCGAAATAGCCGTCGACGGCCTGGTCATAACGGTGTGCTGCGGCCTTGGCGTGCACGGCATGCGGACGCGGGCCGACGAGCGAGAGATTGCCGGCGAAGACGACGTTGAACAGCTGCGGAAGCTCATCGATCGAAGTCTTGCGGATGAAGCGACCGACGCGCGTGACGCGGTCATCGTTCTTGGTCACGAGCTTGACGGCGCTCGCATCCGCTTTCTCGTGATACATCGAGCGGAATTTGAAGACTTCGATCAGCTCATTGTTGAAGCCATAGCGCTTCTGGCGGAACAGAACCGGGCCGCGCGAGTCGAGCTTGATGGCGAGCGCTGTCACAAGCATCAGCGGCGATAGCGCGAGCAGCATCAGCGCGCCGACAAAACGATCGAATATCCATTTCATCACGACATCCCAATCGGCGATCGGGCGGTCGAGCATGTCGATGACCGGAACGTCGCCAACATAGGAATAGGAACGCGGGCGGAAT
Above is a window of Terrihabitans soli DNA encoding:
- a CDS encoding RidA family protein, producing MTTHKRIRPFNTRETYPEQKLDNDLSQAVVAKGTMVFLRGQVSQDLDTRESLHVGDAGKQTEKAMQNIKLLLEECGSELSHVCRIVVYLTDIRYREAVYREMGKWLKGVFPCSTGLVVPALARPEWVVEIEVTAVIPDKS
- the argE gene encoding acetylornithine deacetylase, encoding MEGLPAPSILGTGGDATGANVARAVDILSRLIEFKTVCGGPNLDAVSYIAAYLAQYGVTSKIIHDPSGTKASILASIGPVGRPGVVLSAHTDVVPADDQNWSTPPFTASRRDGRVFGRGATDMKGFVALVLAHLPSFCAAKLTAPIHIAFSYDEELGCKGAPDLVAAVAALPAKPVLCIIGEPTKMRVVRGHKGKVARRITISGRGGHSAYPDRGANAVYAAAQIATGLRALGQESALREEAPGFDPRYATVHVGSLHGGTALNLVPEKAVLEFEIRFTPKTDIKALLRRVDLIVETALAPLQAVAPEAYAQMENMIDYPGLDIPAQSPATSIVQTLSGSKETPSTISFGTEAGLYAAAGIPSLVCGPGDIARAHIADEWIGTDELADASRMFDRLTALLSRPGWDALLQYQEAR
- a CDS encoding flavin reductase family protein — its product is MNTVDATEFRDAMATTATGVTVITTDGKAGRAGVTVSTLCSLSLEPPSVILCVHKESRALPTLFENGVFVANVLACGQERVADTFAGRIAELRDDRFASGEWQNLVTGAPALIGAVCAFDCTVAQVFDFGSHRIIAGIVVGLAQTDSPPLVHAQRAYQRLRAA
- a CDS encoding 4-hydroxyphenylacetate 3-hydroxylase family protein, whose protein sequence is MIRTGDEYRAGLRDGREIWIDGERVSDVTKHPAFKPIVDIRSRMYDMQHDAKYKDRLTYQENGETLTKFYKPPREKQDWNDKVDIVDAVMKDIGGVVTRVGDETIGEVWSLMDGRDVLAEFNPEFANNVDRHVARVLAEDIFHVSANTDPKGDRSRAPKDQDPDMLVHVTKETDAGIIIRGAKYETAAAYADQAFLKPTVGAWTNEELSDYAVGCIVKMGAPGVKHICRSGFAGKNSPADYPLANKFDEVEALVVFDDVLIPWEDIFFYRHTKAAQFIRSTLHRYSAFPYVLRLLYVADMMIGAAMWNAKQTGLEKLQSVKEKLADLVCYREGINAHLTASIAMAEKSPGGLLMPQQSMLYAGRVFACSQLPAMMHIARELCGGQICITPNAASFKAEGSGDWLKKFYTLNEKWESEDRRKLLAFARDLLNSDYAGHRLTFVQFAQAPHFNHLAAVYGSFDFSGPLDFVRKAADLSDRIGSSK
- a CDS encoding LysR family transcriptional regulator, whose protein sequence is MNVSLRALRYVVATADSGNLTEAARKLNVSQPSISSAIAQVEDELGVQIFIRHHARGVTLTSAGARIIGEARGLLNHARDFTQSAKDLGSELRGEISVGCLWTIASHLMPSILSGFAESHGGVVVSLEEGDQQNILDSLAAGRTELALSYRFAIPDEVAGEKLTAFPPYAVLPAGHRLAGRKDVELAELAEDEFILLDMPYSRDYFLNLFRAQGLEPKVAFRARTQELARGLVGHGRGYTITNLVAKSMDTYDGGRVAAIPISGDPEPVELMILALKRQSQRPAVDAFVAHLREMFAPDIPVRKKAASRR
- a CDS encoding type II 3-dehydroquinate dehydratase, which codes for MPTPKVFLLNGPNANLYGLDPSGTYGTESFPAIKARCEKRAASLGLDLDFRQSNTEGEIVTWIQEARGSAAGIVINAAGLTYTSVAILDALLAFNGPIIEAHMSNIWKREPFRHHSYVSKAATGVIAGLGASGYELALMAIADLIGAKPLSS
- a CDS encoding Asp/Glu racemase; the protein is MSASAPQFRPDGYGSKARIGLIFIASSVAMDAEMGAMAAEGVAVHTTRIHLPKVTVQGIEEMMNHPMLEQAARLIGSAPIDVMCFGGTSASFLHGTAYDVALTKKLQAWVPGPKVTTASTATLAALKEVKAGKVALATPYVGEIHDRAIRFLEENGHQVMKSAKLDITSDHALAEVPLDKVYEHVLSVDHPDASAIFISCTNFRTVGVIEALEQKLGKPVISAVQASFWHCLELCDVNGAKPGYGQLFSKRLAP
- a CDS encoding metal-sensing transcriptional repressor, which codes for MTEHSHDPHMHHEQVAKRLRRAEGHLKTVVKMIEEGRPCLDIAQQLHAVEKAIGQAKKTLIQDHLDHCLEEAIGTLSRKERAPIDEFKEITKYL
- a CDS encoding nickel/cobalt efflux transporter; this encodes MPSFASLIAQSSAHAWLFIPSAILLGALHGLEPGHSKTLMAAFIVAIRGTVKQAILLGLAATISHTAVVWAIALIGMYLYQGVDAETVEPYMQAVSGAVIIALAVWMLWRTWKDQQMAKLAAGHVHDHGHGHSHDHDHGHSHDHSEVTQNAGDVRKIDTGHGLHKLELNKSHGHAHWRFSPQVGKPWGAKEVKLTIERPGGREQAFTFREREGFIESVEEVPAPHDFMVRLALGHGNHSHDFDVSFLASVEGHDHMHEEMRGLDLGTDGYQDAHELAHANDIRRRFAGQTNVSNWQITAFGLTGGLIPCPAAITVLLLCLQLKEIPLGAVLVLSFSIGLAVTLVSVGALAAIGMRHASRRFSGFSTFARRAPYFSGALLILVGLYVGIHGLSGIA